One window of Amaranthus tricolor cultivar Red isolate AtriRed21 chromosome 11, ASM2621246v1, whole genome shotgun sequence genomic DNA carries:
- the LOC130827406 gene encoding RNA-binding protein BRN1-like has product MAEEQKGERKHSEESVKLFVGQVPKHMTEAQLLAMFKEFTLVDEVNIIKDKVTKASRGCCFVICPSREEADKAVNACHNKKTLPGALSPLQVKYADGELERLEHKLFVGMLPKNVSETEVSALFSQYGTIKELQILRGSQQTSKGCAFLKYETKEQALAAMDAVNGKHKMEGSNVPLVVKWADTEKERHARRAQKAQSRASIEANGDPSQQSSLFGAMPMGYGPAYNGYGYQAPGGYGIMPYRLPPMQNQYPNMVSPVNQGNGLRGVRPDLSPGAAPRNYVGSGYPAVPNLQYPVPYPGGMMNHRPVNSSPGSMQPSVANSPSGTSPGASPSSSSVSQVEGPPGANLFIYHIPQEFGDNELANAFQPFGRVLSAKVFVDKATGLSKCFGFVSYNSPAAAQSAIGMMNGFQLNGKKLKVQLKRDNKQNKQY; this is encoded by the exons ATGGCGGAAGAGCAAAAAGGAGAGCGGAAACACAGCGAGGAAAGCGTCAAATTATTTGTAGGTCAAGTACCTAAGCATATGACGGAAGCTCAACTTCTCGCTATGTTTAAAGAGTTCACTTTGGTTGACGAAGTCAACATTATCAAAGATAAAGTTACTAAAGCTTCTCGag gATGTTGTTTTGTGATTTGTCCGTCTAGAGAAGAAGCAGACAAAGCTGTCAATGCTTGTCATAACAAGAAGACGCTTCCTGGA GCTTTGAGTCCCTTGCAAGTGAAGTATGCAGATGGCGAACTGGAAAGATTAG AGCACAAGCTTTTCGTTGGCATGCTTCCCAAGAATGTCTCTGAAACTGAGGTTTCTGCTTTGTTTTCTCAATATGGGACGATAAAGGAGTTGCAAATTCTGAGGGGGTCTCAGCAGACAAGCAAAG GATGTGCATTTTTGAAGTATGAGACAAAGGAGCAGGCTCTTGCAGCAATGGATGCTGTCAACGGAAAGCATAAAATGGAG GGCTCGAATGTTCCTTTAGTAGTTAAGTGGGCTGATACAGAGAAAGAAAGGCACGCTCGAAGGGCTCAGAAGGCCCAGTCACGTGCTTCAATTGAAGCAAATGGTGATCCATCACAGCAATCTTCTTTATTTGGAGCCATGCCAATGGGTTATGGTCCTGCATATAATGGTTACGGATACCAG gctCCTGGCGGTTACGGAATTATGCCTTATCGCTTGCCCCCGATGCAAAACCAATACCCTAATATGGTTTCTCCAGTAAATCAAGGAAATGGTTTACGCGGTGTGAGACCTGATCTTTCTCCGGGTGCTGCACCAAGAAACTATGTTGGATCCGGTTATCCTGCTGTTCCAAATCTTCAATATCCTGTGCCATATCCCGGAGGGATGATGAACCACAGACCGGTTAATAGTTCTCCAGGATCCATGCAACCTAGTGTTGCTAACAGTCCCTCTGGAACCTCTCCTGGTGCAAGTCCAAGTTCAAGTTCTGTAAGTCAGGTTGAAG GACCACCTGGTGCTAATTTGTTTATATACCACATACCTCAAGAATTCGGTGATAATGAATTGGCAAACGCTTTTCAGCCTTTTGGAAGGGTCTTGAGTGCCAAGGTATTTGTTGATAAAGCAACTGGCCTCAGCAAATGTTTCG GATTTGTCAGTTACAACTCACCTGCAGCTGCACAATCTGCTATTGGTATGATGAACGGTTTTCAATTGAATGGTAAGAAGTTGAAGGTTCAGCTTAAAAGagataacaaacaaaacaaacagtATTAG
- the LOC130827407 gene encoding rho GTPase-activating protein 2-like: MKTHKQTQFPQTQRKMTGLIMVTKGGVCGGGASKSPVSLSKSSSHEQNQLSLLTLILETIRKSMVSCRVDRSQQVISTVRQMEIGCPTNVQHITHVTFDRFHGFLGLPLEFQVEIPAKVPSASASVFGVSAESMQCSYDSKGNSVPIILLLMQERLYYQGGLKAEGIFRINPENGQEQEVRDQLNRGIVPDDIDVHCLAGLIKTWFRELPSGVLDGLSPEQVLQCNTEEDYILLVKQLKPMEAALLNWAIDLMADVVEDEEFNKMNARNIAMVFAPNMTQMSDPLTALMHAVQVMNLLKTLITKSLREREQAVTDDSYSPMSSRLSGRESDEEYHSQREMDTSCESRGSASDCDESADYSHNVDEHGCLSEIEECFLNQLDQNKLASNRKDESDILIPDSKRWSCRSSTKGNSFDIKSLSDRYEDVKDVEMVETATSLPLFINS, from the exons ATGAAGACACACAAACAAACACAATTTCCACAAACCCAAAGAAAAATGACTGGTCTTATAATGGTTACAAAAGGCGGAGTATGCGGCGGTGGAGCTTCAAAAAGTCCTGTATCATTATCTAAATCCTCTTCTCATGAACAAAATCAGCTCTCGTTACTTACGTTGATTTTGGAAACTATTAGGAAATCCATGGTTTCTTGTCGTGTGGATCGAAGTCAGCAAGTTATTTCTACTGTTCGTCAAATGGAAATTGGTTGCCCTACCAATGTTCAGCATATTACTCATGTTACTTTTGATCGATTTCATGGTTTTCTTGGTCTTCCTCTTGAATTTCAAGTTGAAATTCCTGCTAAAGTTCCTAGTGCTAG TGCTAGCGTGTTTGGTGTTTCAGCAGAATCTATGCAATGTTCGTATGATTCCAAAGGAAACAGTGTCCCCATAATACTTTTGCTAATGCAAGAGAGGTTGTACTACCAAGGTGGTCTTAAG GCAGAAGGAATATTTCGGATAAACCCAGAAAATGGTCAAGAACAAGAAGTTAGAGATCAGCTTAACAGGGGGATTGTGCCAGATGATATAGATGTACACTGTTTAGCCGGCTTAATCAAGACCTGGTTTCGGGAGCTCCCTTCTGGAGTGCTTGATGGTCTTTCTCCAGAGCAAGTTCTTCAATGCAACACTGAAGAAGATTACATCCTGCTTGTTAAACAGCTTAAACCAATGGAAGCTGCACTTCTTAACTGGGCTATTGATCTTATGGCTGATGTAGTAGAGGATGAGGAATTCAATAAAATGAATGCCAGAAATATTGCTATGGTTTTTGCGCCCAATATGACTCAG ATGTCGGATCCATTGACAGCTTTAATGCATGCTGTTCAAGTAATGAACTTgctcaaaaccttaataacaAAAAGTCTACGAGAACGTGAACAGGCTGTGACTGATGACAGCTATTCACCTATGTCGTCGCGCCTTTCAGGCAGAGAGAGTGATGAGGAATATCACAGCCAACGTGAAATGGATACAAGCTGTGAATCAAGAGGGTCTGCTTCTGACTGTGATGAATCAGCTGATTATAGTCATAATGTAGATGAACATGGTTGCTTAAGCGAAATAGAAGAATGCTTCTTGAACCAATTAGACCAGAACAAACTAGCGAGTAATCGAAAGGATGAGTCCGACATATTAATTCCTGACTCTAAAAGATGGAGTTGTAGATCAAGTACTAAAGGAAATTCATTTGACATCAAAAGCTTATCGGATAGATATGAGGATGTAAAAGATGTCGAAATGGTGGAGACCGCAACTTCATTGCCATTATTTATCAACAGTTGA